AGATACATTATGGTACAAAATAACATACCTGGGaatatttaacagtataaaatatataactaaGTTAACTTCCAGTTTAGTTATCTACgtcattttaaacatttctaaatacatCTGTAAGTGAAACAACTGAATGCATGCGATAAAACAGATTCAAGGGCATGGCAACGGTGACTATTGTGGTCCAAATTGTATAGCCAAATGTTTCTTCTTCGATTCCATTATCAAACTGGGGACGACAACCAAACGCTGGAAGAATCCACAacttaaagacaaaaaaacaaaagacatgttACACTTCAGAGAATAATTTTTGTTATCCTGAATGCACCTGCAGGTGCAGTGGGAGTTAGGAAACTCAGTGGGAACTTCAAATcaactaaataatataaacaataataattacactccaactacagtaaataaaattGGTTAACTTAATTTTTGTGGAATCTTTAATTAGATTTCACAAAAAGACATTAGCGTGAATAACATCTCTGTAGCAAGTGTGTGATAAAGCTGTCTTACCGAGATATTGCACAGGAACAGAAATACTGCAATGTTCTTGAGCACTCTTCTCCTGTTGCTGAGTTTTTCCGAGCTTCTTGTGGGCAGTGAACTGGAACCTTCTGGGAGGCTCCTGGTGTGACTATACCCTTGGTTATTATCCACTTGATCATTTTCCAGAGAGACTTTATCCTGATTCTCAAATGCCCTACTGACAATGCCATTGTATGGAGGTGCGAGTGAGAGACTGCTGCCAGCTGACACGTAGTATATCTCTGGTATAGTCTCGACCAAATCCCTCTCGTTGGTGCCCCTCTTCCGATAAAGGGATTCAATAATAAAGAGGTTTTGAATGTACTTCTCAATTATAATTAGTAATGAGTACATAAAGTTTATCCATCTGTATACTGGATGGGTTTTTGTAGCTATAACTGCTAAGATACTGCACCAGGACATGAGCCAAGAACCAATAGCTGTGCCAAACAGCAAGTCAGTGTCTAGTTTTCTGGAGGGGTTCTTGGAATAATCCAGTGGTACGCTGTCAGATCGGAAGATCAGCAGGCCAACAATGCCAGCCAAGCACATAAATAGCAGCATGACAATGCCGTAACAATAAAACATAGTTACAGCTGATTCTCTGGTTTCTACTGAATCTCCCACCTTAATAACATATAGAACTAGCACCACTATGGTACTTGCTAATGCAACTACTCCCAGAATGGGGCCTGCAACAAGGCCATTAGTTCTCATAgcaatgttttggtttgtttggtaTTCAGTAGTCAGTCCAATGTTCTTCCACATAACGAAAAGCACAACAGAGACAAAGATGTGATATTCAATGTTGAATGGATACAGGTAGGAAAGACCGTTGGATAAAATGGAGCAAGTGTTGGTGGTACAGTTACAATGGGGTTCCTCCTCACCTGAAAAAGAGAAGATACATAGAAATATGTGAATGTTCTTATTCATTACAAATTGTATGGAATTTGTAATGGACAATCTTGTTGCTTGCTGTGACTTTGCTCTGCTGCTCTAGCAACTTCTTACAAGTCCTGATTTCCGTAAAGATTGCCCAGACGGGCCTGAATTTGATTCTTTCAAGCATTAGTCTTTTCCCATTTTCACAAACACTGTGCTTTCAGgtatatacataaaaacatgaaatacactGCAATTGTTAACGTGTCACATTAACCTTTTTGAGAGAAAGTCTATTATAAAtatttgtagaaaaaataataatataacaaacacacagaaaagtAAGGATCCTATTGAAAAATTCCCATGAAATGGTCATAACTAAAGATCTTTATTCTCCAAGTGTctcaaaatacaatatattcaatGGACTTGAGAATTAACTTTCATCCCTGAGGGAACTACAAGCTCTGCTCAAGTGTGACTGCTTTATCCTCTTTTATAACTATAAAGGCAAAAACAGCGTCTGCCAGATAATTCATACTAAATTATCTAAAACCAAAAATGAGCATAGTTTAGGGGGGGCCTCTGACAGAATGGTTTGTAAACGTGAATTTGTTtcaggtgttttaaaaaaaaaaaaagggttatttcTTTATTAGACCATGCCAAGAATACAAC
The sequence above is a segment of the Polyodon spathula isolate WHYD16114869_AA chromosome 2, ASM1765450v1, whole genome shotgun sequence genome. Coding sequences within it:
- the otop1 gene encoding proton channel OTOP1, with the translated sequence MYLNKNNASSSASSPDKEKKNVDNFKISFTDDYPRKNAEILSGQYGINLLLVGLSLMLALSYSGSAVKEECLLSLLITLMLLQIIWMMWYIIRKDRQTCFVSEKDSDAGTSWLRGGLSLLALISIIMDGFQIGYYVGYKACLSPAVGVYPVIHAVHTISQVHFLWFHLKDVIKTFATFARFGVIHAVFTNLLLWCNGVISEAKHFFDTHKRLLDLGNTNITGGEEEPHCNCTTNTCSILSNGLSYLYPFNIEYHIFVSVVLFVMWKNIGLTTEYQTNQNIAMRTNGLVAGPILGVVALASTIVVLVLYVIKVGDSVETRESAVTMFYCYGIVMLLFMCLAGIVGLLIFRSDSVPLDYSKNPSRKLDTDLLFGTAIGSWLMSWCSILAVIATKTHPVYRWINFMYSLLIIIEKYIQNLFIIESLYRKRGTNERDLVETIPEIYYVSAGSSLSLAPPYNGIVSRAFENQDKVSLENDQVDNNQGYSHTRSLPEGSSSLPTRSSEKLSNRRRVLKNIAVFLFLCNISLWILPAFGCRPQFDNGIEEETFGYTIWTTIVTVAMPLNLFYRMHSVVSLTDVFRNV